From the genome of Lemur catta isolate mLemCat1 chromosome 18, mLemCat1.pri, whole genome shotgun sequence:
CCAATGGTAGCCGCTCGCTCTGAGTTAGCTGTGAGGGCCCAGTCAGCTCATCGTCCTGAGCAAATGCTTCCTAGCGACAAACACAGGAAGCTCCTGCTCTGCTGCCGGCAAGGATGGAAAATCTCTTTCTACTGGAATCCAGGGGAAGGGGTGGAAGAGATAGAAAAACAACCTCTGAGCGGAGCGGTCCAATGGGctaggcccctcccctccctcagggACACCCCACACCCTGCGATGAGCCCTTGCAGACCAACGGTTCAGAGTGTCGCACATTCCAGAACCCACATCCgtaaacacacacgcacacagcaaGTCCCACCAGGGCCAGCACCTCCCGCCTGTGAGTAAAGCAGCTGTCCCAGGCAGCAGTGCTCAGAGAGCCCCTCTCATCTCCGAGAATAAACTCTGAAGCCAGCGGCTGTGCGGACCTGAATCATCAGGGAGCCTGTCGGGGCAGGGGGAGTGACGTCCCAGGACGGGCAGGCAGGCTATATAAGCTCCAGAGGGCTGGGCCCGCTCAGATCTCTTCCCCAGCCACTGCCTGCCAGAGAGTCGCCTTTGCAGAGCCAGCACGCACCATGTCCCAGGTAGGAGGGCCCAGCCGGAGCCCTGCTGGTGCCAGAGGGAGTGGAGGTTGGGACCTGGACGCTGTTAGTGCTGGCAGCTGCGTCTTGCGCTGAGCCCCAGGCATGAACAGGAGGCTTTGCAGCCCCTGGGGGGCCGGGTCTCAGGGAGGATGCCCTGAGGAACCCCTGGTCAGCACGGCTTTGGTGCTATTCCGTGGTTTGttaggaggggtggggagaaataCGTGTAGGGCTTACACAGATCTCTGCatgtgctttgtgtgtgtgtgagggagctGCCTGTAGAGCTTAGCGTGTGCAGTTGTGTACATTTGTAGCTTTGGCCTCTGCAATCATGCACTCTGTGTGCGCGGGTGTATACATAAGGCTGTATCTGTCTCTGTGGGTGTACACATGAAGCTGTATCTGTTTGTATGTACGTACACATGCAGCTATCTGTGTATACACGTGAGGTGTGTGTGTTATGTGCGCACGAGGCTGTATCTGTCTCTGCATTTGCACACAAGgctgtatctgtgtgtgtgtgtgtgtgtgtgtgtgtgtgtgtagacacatGAGGCTGTGCCGGTGGGTGCGCAGCTCTGTGCCTGGGTATTCCCCAGCGAGGGAAGGAATCCCTGCACCTGCCCCCAGGGCTTAGAAAGGAATAAGGCCACAGACCCACAGGCGCCTGGGGTTGAGGAGTAGGGTGAGCACGGGAGGAACCGACAGATCAGCCTGCCTGGGGGGAGGGTTGTCCCCTCCTGTCATGGGGAGGTGCTGACTTTCAACTGTAATTTTGTGGGCATCTGCTCCCAGTCTACCTTATTTTCACCCCCCAAAATAAAGTAAACACTGGCACTTTTTTGGGAGAGGGGCAATCCCTAAGGGACCCCCTGCTACCCAGTGAGCAGGTCTTGGAACTGACCAAGTTCCCTAGGACTGCCCACCCTCGAAGCCAGTCCCTTCCCCTTTGCCCACGGTGCCCAGCCAAGCTCAGGCAGATCCGTGTGAGGCGCAGCAGCCACTACCCCCAGGGGCTCCCAGTCTGGGGGGAAGGGCAGATAGGCAAGTCAGACCGAGAGAGCTGGGAGACACAGGGGTGGGGTATAGtcgggaaggcttcctggaagaggagtGAGGCTTTGAATCAGCCTGAGTTCAGTGAGCAGAGAAGAGGGGTCTTGGCCAAGGTGCAGAGGTAGGAAAAGGGTACCCACCTCAAGGCTTCCAGTGGTAAGATAGGACTCTGGGGTCTCCAAGGCTGACACTCAGGAAGCCCCCATCAAGAAGAAGCGCCCCCCTGTGAAGGAGGAGGACCTAAAGGGGGCCCGAGGGAGCCTGGCCAGGAACCAGGAGATCAAGTCCAAGACCTACCAGGTCATGCGGGAGTGTGGTAAGTGTCCTGCGGTCcgctggggctgggggttggggcacAGATGTGCGtcagtggtgggggagggggttaAGGGTCCTTTTCTGAGAATCCAGagttcctgggctcaggagagggGCCTCCCCTCCCCGGAAGCCAGGCCAGGCCACTGACTGTGCCTCCTCCCGCAGAGCAAGCTGGCTCGGCCGCCCCGTCGGTGTTCAGCCGCTCCCGCACGGGCACAGAGACTGTCTTCGAGAAGCCCAAAGCGGGACCTGCCAAGAGTGTCTTTGGCTGAGAAGTGCGTGCCACGCCCCTCGCCACCCAAGCACCTAGACACAGCAGCCTTTCCCAAGAACTCTTTTTTTATGCCAGAACACCCCTTCTCCCCTGCCGGCTCTGGGCTGCCGCCCTCCCCTCCAGCTCTGCACCAGCACCAATAAAGAGGATGCCCAAGTGCCCCAGCCGTTCGAGCGCGTCGGTTGGTCACTGGCCAAGGCCACTATCTACAGGGGAGCGGGAGGAAGGGTGGGGTGTGGAACATGTCCTGTACCTTTCCCGGGCGTTTGGGAGGGCCCCAGGGGATAGCACAGGTGCTATCATGGCCATGCCACATGCCAGAAGGAGCCTGGGACGCAGATTCCCAGTGCTGAACTGTGTGTCTCAGACCAGACtctttgctgagcctcagtttctcctatATGACAAGGAGTTGAGCTGGAGCCTATCCCATAACCAGGCCACAGTGACACTGCTCGGGGTGGAGCAGGTGGGGTTTGGGGTTCGATCCTCCTCTGCCTTCTACATAAGCCACTGCGTTGCTTCCAAGGACCCCAAGGCTCTGCAGCACCTGGGGACCTCAAAgctccctcccctgcacccttGTTCACGCTGCCTTCTTGACAGCTGTGCCCCCTCTAAGACACAGCCAGATAGATGGAGGTTCCTCTCTGGCCAGGGGCAGGCAGCTCCCTGAGCTACCGCCGCCTCTTCCAAATAGCAGGGTGAGCCTGCCCCCACCATGCTGCCTGGGGCATGAGAGTGCCAGATTCTTGGCCAGTGTGATCGTCCCTCTTCAGTCTTGTGTCACCTGTGTGCGTGGAACTGTCAGATTCAGAACTTGCCCCAATATGATGACAAGACCATGGATAGGCTGACGGTGGCAGTGGCTCATTTCTGGACtggcagggcccagcctggctcAGGGCTGAGGACTGCCTATCCCGGGGGGCAGATGGAGCTGACTGCTTGGAGCCTTTCCCACGGCCCCGGCCAGCCTGGCCTTATATAGCTCTGGCCGGGCCCATGCTCTGTGCCCCAGGGGAGCAGACTTCTGTGAGGAAGGGCCTGGGCCTGCTCACTGGGCACCCTGGGGAGGCTCCCCAGATACAGAAGATGTATGTCCCTGTGTAGTCCGAGTCATATCCACAGCCAAAGGGTGAGCAGTAGAGGTGAGCACAGAGATGAGACCTCTGGCCATAGTCATGCCAAGGAAGGGGGGGACATTTACTTGCAGCCATAGAAATATTATAGCTCCAGAGTCTATGGTGCCCTTCCCCAGGGCCAGATGCTGCCGGCTCTGATGGAGACAGGGCTGATGGAGAAagcccttccccagcctctggaaGCCACCCACTGCCTCCCCGCCCCGTGTCGGCCCCCACGGTGACTGGCCCTCCCCAGGGCTGGTGTCACTGAGTGGTCTTCCTTCCCAGACCCACCACTTGGTACTTGGGCACACTTTATGACTCATCTTTACCCATCTGTGGCCACAGAGTCAGGAGCTGGCGTTGTCAGAGCCACCAGGGAACATGGGTGCCAGCTGCAGAGTGCCTGCCATTTATTCACACTCTtactgtttggttttgtttgtttgtttgtttgtcttgagacagagtctcactctgttgccctgagtacagtgccatggtgtcagcctagctcacagcaacctcaaactcctgggctcaagcaatcctcctgcctcagcctcccgagtagctgggactacaggcatgcgccaccatgcccggctgattttttctatatttttagttgtccagctgatttctattttttagtagagacggggtctcgctcttgctcaggctggtctcgaactcctgagctcaaacgatccacccacctcggcctcccagagtgctaggattacaggcgtgagccaccgcacctggcctcttaCTGTTTGTTACAAAAGGAACACGTCAACTTTATTAAAtgcaactttgttttttaaaatgtcaccgAGACCTTCACCCAGGCCCTTGGGGAGCACTCCAGCACCCCCATGGGTCTGGGCTGTGGCAGGTCACGCCAGTCAAGACAATGGCATTCTGCCCTCTCTCAAGCAGCGATCCATGGGCACCCTTGGCACGACTGGCCTCCATGCCCAATCACCCCATCAGGAGCTCTTCGTGCCATTAGCGCTCTCTTCTGTTCCACGCTCTCCTGTCAGTACATTCCCTGCATCAAGACCTCTGGGCCACGGGACGCAGTGTCTTTATGACTCTCACTTTGTATTGTCAAATTGCAGGTCTTGTTTTGGAGGGCCCTGGACTCCAGGAATAAGGCATATCTGTCCTGCCTTGGCCCCAGTAGATCTTACCCCATGCAGACACCTCCACGGGCCTCTGGATGCCTTCCGGGTCCCCCCCTGCCCAGTCACACTCCCCTGGCTGCCAAGGccctccttctccaggaagccactTGGGCTGGCCCTGCAGCCCTAGTCTTCCCCGCCCCGCCGTCCGTTTCCCCCCAGGCTGACTCATGGAGAGCAGGCTGGCATCTTCACGGTTGCCCCCTCGTCggtgggatgacaggtgtgaagGCTGGCAAGGTTCTGCCTTCAGAGGGGGTGCCAGTACCCAACTGCAGCCCGAGCCTGCCTTTCCTCAGTAGATGTTCCTGCCCCCAGCCAAGGTTCACGGACACTCGTCATTTACCTGCTTATCTGAGGCCACTGCAGTTTTTGGCTTAAAGATCCCAATTTCTCAGAACCTGCCCCCGCAGGGGCGGGGCAGAAGCAAGTTACTAATTCATTCCCCACTTGCTCTTCGGTTCAGAAGCAGCCTGGTGGCCACCGGAGCCACGATGAAGCCCCCAGCCGCTGTCCACGCCCGCGGCTTCATGCTGGTCCTGCTCTGGCTGCTGGCTGTCCTCCAGACCAACACTGCCCGGAAGGTAGCTGACGTCCACGGTGCCTGTGTGCGGGCAGCGTGAGCTGGGAACGAGAGAACGTGTCTGGGACGTGGGGGAGAGCTTCCGTGCGTGCaggcgtgtcagtgtgtgtgtgcaaaggAAAGGTGCTGACCACCCACCAGGCGCCACCCGAGGGCCTTACAGGAATCCTCCCACTTAATAAACGGGGTGATCctgtttctccattttacagatgaggaaatccgGTTTTGAGCCCAGTTCTATGGCTCCTGGCTGAGGGACCTCGGGGAAGTTATTTATGCTATGTCTCGGTTTCCTCATCGGTAAAACAGGGTAATAATGAACCTATTCAGAGCACTGTTGTGAAATCAAACCCATAACacctgtaaagtgcttagcacaatgctgGGCGCAGAGCAAACACTCGAGCACATGAACAAGCCTCTCAGCACCTCTGTGCTAAGCCGCGTGTGCAGCTAGACAGCGGTGCATACACGAGCATTGCATGTGGGCAGGTCAGCGGTGTGTAAGGCTCTGCGTGAGTGCACATATGTCCTTCCTCTGGGGGACCACAGACCTTGGGGCAAAGGGCATGTGAGAGGCAGAACTGGGGGAGGGTGCGCTGCAGGGGAAGGGCACAAAGAGGAGGAGTCCCGGCTCTTAAAGTCTGGCCCCTCACCTACCTTCAGGTTCTCCCAgttcccacagcccctggcagggGACCGGCAGGAGTTGTTTGCCCCAGTTTCCGTGGAGGCCACCACCTCCAGGAACCAAAGGACCTGTTCACTGCCCTCCCCTGGGCAGGGCTCAGCCTGCGCACAAAGCTTCCTGGCCCCACCAGGGCCCTCGCCTCTGCCCAAAGGATGAGTGTGACATCCCTTCCAGACACTGGGGCTCAGGCTTCACCAGCCACTGCGTGCTTGTTCTCCAAGGGACACTGTGGGCCCCCCTAGATCAAAACGGACGTGGCCCCTGCCCCCTGGCACTGTAGGGTGGGGAGTGAGGCACACAGCTGCCTCTTATTTGAGGTGAATGTGCACCTGTGACTGCCTGGCCGGTCCCGCCTGAGGCCGGGTCCGGGCTTAGCTGGGCTGGAGCAGGGCTTGGTCTACGCGTGGGGAGTGTTGCCCTGAGCTGGGGCAGCGATGAAACTCTCCGACCCCTTCTCCCTCACTGCTGCAGAATGACATCGACATCTACAGCCTCACCGTGGACTCCAAGGTCTCATCCCGGTTTTCCCACACAGTCGTCACCAGCCGAGTGGTCAATAGGGCCGACACTGTGCAGGAGGCCACCTTCCAGATGGAGCTGCCCAGGAAAGCCTTCATCACCAACTTCTCCATGTAGGTGCCCCCCACCCGCGTCCTCATCGCCTCCCCCAGCGCGGCGACCCCATCTGCTCTGCGCCCCATCTTCCACCTTCCTGAGGGAGGCGTGCAGGGTGCGTGCAGCTTTACCAAGGAAGCGTCGGTTCGCAGAGACGCCTCCCTGGCTGCATCCGCCATCCCTGAGCGCTGCCCAGGCAGCCGGCGGAGAACCGTGGCACCTGTGTCTGTGCCCGCGAGGAGCACAAACTCACGGCATCCTGAGGCCAGACACAGGCAGGAGCAAGTCACCAAAAAGCAGATTCCAGCTCAGAATATGAAAAACGTCCTAACCCCCTGGACTGCCCCGCAACAGAGAGTCACCCTGAGGAGGGGTCCTCCTTGGCTGCCCCAAACTTGGGTGCTGCAGAGGGTGTTTCTGCTCAGCTGCGTGAGGAGGTGCCCGGGGTTCTGTGGACCCTGAGCCAGTGATGATCCTTACTCTCTCCGTCCTCTGCCGACTCGCTTTTGCAATGTTTGCTGAATGTCTGTCCCTGGGCCCCGGGAGAGGCCATGATTAAGGACAGGGGAGAGGCTGCTCCCTGAAGCAgcgagggcagaggcaggggcagagaggaagtGTCTCTTAGGCGGGGTCCCCAATGTACCCTGGGGCCTCTGGGAAACGGCCAAACTGCTGTGGAGGGCTGGGGTCCCTGTAGttggctcctccctccctccctacctgTGCCCCACTCCACAGCAGCCcccacactccccaccccagAGCCCAGGTCTGTGCTGCCCAATGCGCCCCGTGAGCCTCGCAGGCTGTGCTGGCTTCGGCATGGGTGCCCGGGCTGGTAGGTTGCCATGGCATCTGCCTGGAGCCCAGCACTGTCACCACCCCTCTCTGAACCTAGACCCTGTTGCTGCAGCAGACAGGAAAGCAGAGGGCGGTGTTCCCTGCTCCCTGACCTGGCCAGGAGCCCCAGGTACCGGGAACTGTCCGCCCGGGACGTGGAGCCCAGCTGCCATCCCGGCCCAGAGTTAAACGATAACCAGGAAGGTCAGGGAGGGGGGCCGCGGGGTCCCAGTGTCCTGGCtgcaccccctcccacccagcctgCACGTTCCCACCCTTCATGCCACCCCCAGAGGAAGCAGGCGTATGCTTACCACGGCCCTACTCACCCCATAAGGGGGTTCTGGAAAAGTCATTTTCCTTCCAGAGAAACAGCTCAGGCAGTTCTTTCTCAGCCCCAAACGATGGAAGCTGGGAGCCTCTCCACACCCCCTAGAGTCCCAACCACCAGTTGTCCAAAACCTACTTCCAGAGAGGTCCGCCCTCCCAAAGTGCCTGCCTTGCGCGGGGGGAGGACGGAAACAGCGCAGGGGCCTGGAGTCAGAGCCTTCAGCCTGTGTCTCCCTCCTCAGTCTTGGCCCCGCAGGGCTGGGCGCAAGTCGGCTCAGAAAGCTCCTGCTGGTGATTAACTGGCAGCTCTGGGAACGGtctgggaggggaaggagcaaGCGGGGATGTGGGGCCCGCCCGGGCAGGCAAAGGGAGGGCAGCAgtcaacccagccctgccctccgcGGCCTCCCTCCTCCGACCCTTCATGAAATGCACGTTACTGACACTGCGCAGGCCTCGGGGAGCTGAGGCCTGGCGCACTCTGCGGAGGCCCTGCCCTCGCCCTGTGCCGTGCAGTGGAGCGGGCCCCTCCCACCAGGCTCTCCTGCCCCCAGGGTCATCGACGGCGTGACCTACCCGGGGAACATCAAGGAGAAGGCTGCAGCCCAGGAGCAGTACAGCGCAGCGGTGGCCCAGGGCAAGAGCGCCGGCCTCGTCAAGTGAGCAGTGGGGGGAGACGGGCTGGCGTGGGGGGTGGTGCAGACAGAGCCCCTGCCTCGGCCCTTGGCCTTGCTCCCACCTCCAGCAGCCTCACCCCATCTGGCCTGGAGGGGCAGGCCTGACGCCCCCCTCTCCCAGGGCCACCGGGAGAAAGACGGAGCAGTTCCAGGTGTCGGTCAGCGTGGCTCCCTCTGCCAAAGTCACCTTCGAGCTGGTGTACGAGGAGCTGCTCAGGCGGCATCTGGGGGTGTATGAGCTGCTGCTGAAAGTGCAGCCCCAGCAGCCGGTCAAGCATCTGCAGGTACCTGGCGCGACCTCTTCCCAGGAGGCCTCCTGGGTGGCCCCTTCCCTGCTGAGGGCAACCCCTCCTCGTCCCTGAGCTTCCTGTGAGTCCCAGCCCAGTCTCCCAGCTGACCCGGTGCCCCACGTCTTGCCTCCAGATGGACATTCACATCTTCGAGCCACAGGGCATCAGCTTTCTGGAGACAGAGAGCACCTTTGTGACCAATGAGCTGGCAGATGCCCTCACCATCTCACAGAACGCGACCAAGGTGGGCCTGCCGTGGACAGCAGGTGGGGTGCCAAGGACCCTGGCTTCAGTCCAGCCCTGAGCCTGGATTTCCAGACAGAGGGACAGTTGGGGAGAGTCTCTGAGCTGGAGGGGCTTCTGGGATCTCTGTGTCTGTGCTGTCATCTGGCAAGGCCTGGAGAAGGACAGTGGGTCCCTGCATGAGCACTGACATCTGTGGGGCAAGGACTTGGAGAGTGGACTGATGTGAGGGTCCTAGGCCCCGGTGGAGAGGAGATAGCTGGATCCCGCACGGCCTGAGCCCGGCCTCTGCTTGCACAGCTCTAGGAACAGGGGACTCACTCTCACACCCTCTGCCCTGCATGGAAGCAGGACATCAATAGCTCAGCCTGAGAGAAAGTTCCCTGGAACGTTGACCCAAGGCTGCATCCTGGAATTGGGACTTCCCAACATACAGACGGGATACATGGTGGTGTTGGCTTGGCCTTGCTGCGCCGCCCAACTTCAGCCCGGTTGTTTCTTCAGGCTCACATCCTGTTCAAGCCAACGCTCTCCCAGAAGCAAAAGCCCCCAAAGCTGCAGGACACAGTCCTGGATGGCAGCCTCATCGTCCGCTATGATGTGAACCGGACTCACTCAGGGAGCTCCATTCAGGTGGGTGGATTCCAGGCAAGAGCAGGGCAACCTGGAAATCTGTCCACCCTCAAGGGTATGAGCTTGGGTAGTCTGGCAGAGGAAAATAACCACTCCTGCTTAGCAGTGTgcaccagggcctggcacagataGAAAACAGGCAGTTTCATTGTGTTGTCCCTGAAACTGTCCTTTTCAGAGGCAGAAAAGTTTGTCTCTATGAAGAGCTTCTCTGTGGGGTTTCCCTCTTTACCTTTGCTGCCAGGAGGCTCACAGCTTAGTTTTGTGCTCAACTGCAGTAGTTTCTTTCATACTATTTTCTGACGTTATTATGCTTCTCTTTGACTCCTTGTTTGTTAAGTCTTCCCTCTTATGATGGATGTCAGGTTTATTGTGTCTGAACCTTTTAGGATAAGCTGCCTCAAATACCAAAACAAATAGGAGATAAAGTTGTGGGGAGCATTCTAGTGAGCTGTGCATGAGCAGGGAAAGCTTCTGTGGAAGAGGGGCTGGGCTGAGCCCTGAAATAGGGAGAGGATTTGGGGAGACTAGCAGTGGGATGTAGATGGGAGGTTGGAACAAGGGGAGCATAGGAGCCCAAGGATTTGGGGTGAGGAGGCTGgaccgggcagggcagggctgcagctcTGATTGCCTGGGTGTGGTCTCACTCTGGCCACAGATTGAGAACGGCTACTTTGTGCACTACTTTGCTCCCGAGGGCCTGTCCACAATGCCCAAGAACGTGGTCTTCGTCATTGACAAGAGTGGCTCCATGAGCGGCAGGAAAATCCAGCAGGTGGGTCCCCTGGGCCTGGACAGGGCCCTGAAAACTCCCAGGCCTCTCGCACCATCGGCTGTGGTCCAGCAAGCAGACCTCCATCCTCCTGGGTAGGGGATTCCAGGGGCCAAGGTTGGCCAGAGCATGGGGCAGCCTCTGCCCCGAGAGCGTACGCCACGTCCCCACCCCAGACAGGAGGCCAGGGCTGCCAGCCCAAGGGCACATGAGCCCTCAAGGAACCCCTCTGagctccttctcctctcccccgACCAGACCCGGGAAGCCCTAATCAAGATCCTGGATGACCTCAGCTCCAAAGATCAGTTCAACCTCATTGTGTTCAGCGGGAGAGCAGCCCAGTGGAAGCCGGCCCTGGTGCCAGCTTCAGTGGAGAACGTGAATGAGGCCAGGAGCTTCGCTTCCGACATCCAGGCCTTCGGAGGTGCGTGCCTCTGCGGCCCTGCAGTGGGGGCTTCCGGGCACCTGGCTGGGAGCCACCTTGACAGCGTGTGCCCCTCAGGGACCAACATCAACGACGCGATGCAGATGGCCGTGCAGCTGCTGGACAGCAGCAACCAGGAAGAGCTGCTGCCCGGCGGCAGCGTCTCCCTCATCATCCTGCTCACCGACGGCGACCCCACCGAGGGTGAGGCTCTGCCGGCACCTCCAGGGCACACCGTGCCGGGGAGCAGCTGGGCCCGCACCTGGGCTTGCTGTGggacctggggcagggaggggggctgCTGAGGCCCCTCTGGCTCTGAGGTTCCAGAAATATCCATTGAGCAAATCACTATTTTCTCACCCTCTTCCCAAACCCACGGGTCCAGGGGAGATCAACCCCGCAAGGATCCAGGAGAATGTGCGGGAAGGCATAGGTGGCCGGTACAGCGTCTTCTGCCTGGGCTTCGGCTTCCACGTCAGCTACGCCTTCCTGGAGAAGCTGGCGTTGGACAACGGCGGCCTGGCCCGGCGCATCTATGAGGACTCGGACTCTGCCTTGCAGCTGCAGGTGCCAGAGTGCCTGGGGCGGACTGCACAGAGCGCTGGAAAGACTCCAGCCTGGCCCTCGTGACACCCCCTTGCCCTGCAGGACTTCTACCAGGAGGTGGCCAACCCACTGTTGACGGCAGTGGCCTTCGAGTACCCAAGCAATGCCGTGGACGAGGTCACGCGGGAAAACTTCCGGCTCTTCTTCAAGGGCTCGGAGATGGTGGTGGCCGGGAAGCTCCGGGACCAGAGCCCTGATGTGCTGTCAGCCAAAGTCAGCGGGCAGACGGTGAGTGTGGCCAAGCCATCCTGGAGGGGAAGGGCAGCTGGGGCAGCCACCCCCTCTACAGCCAGAgcagctgggttcaaatcccagacGCACCAAGCTCCTCATCTCAAAGTGCCCTGAGCCTCAGGTTTTCCCTCTGCCGCCTGGAGGGTGAACCCATTGCCTGGGTTCACCATAGAGATTCAATGAGACAAAGTAGTGATTCTCATGAGACCACCTGTGCTGTGACCAGAATAGGTAGGCACTCAGCACTCAGTCTGTGCACCTGTGAGCACAAGGGGACAGCAGACATTCCTTCCCAATTGTCATCTCCTGCTGTCCTCACACTGGCCCTCGGAGGTTGCAGTCAGGCAGGGAGGGctgctcccatttcacagatgtgcaCACTGAGCTCCAACAAGGCAGGCCACTTGCCCTGGGCCCCACTGCAGCAGGGTCCCAAACCCCGCTCACCACACGGCGCCCCGTCCTGACCCagccttctctgcctcctcctagTCAGCCCCTGTCATTCCACAAAGGGAAACTGagcacctgccctgggccaggtccTGGGTAGATAGTGACGAACAAGGCTGACCCCAACAGCCGTGGCTCATCCTCACACAAACAAGGAGCTACAGGCCGGGATCTGCCCCGGGACTCAGGAGAACAGCGCCAGGGGCCCCAACCTGGCCTGGGGaccagggagggcttcccggtGGAGGCTCAGCTGAGACTGAGGGATAAGTAGGAGGAGGGCGGAACCCGAATGGTGGAGTGAGGGAGGAATGTTCTGGGCTTGTGTGGCAGCAGGGCAGCACATGTGAGGAGAGTGGCAGTGGGTGTCAGGGGCCCAGGCCCTTGTGTCGGGAGAAGTGGCCAAGTGCCATGACTGTCGGCAGAGGCAACCTCCTGGcttcaaacccagctctgccacctcccagAGGTGAGACGTggagaagtcacttaacctccctgtgcctcagtttcctcctgtgtaaAAATGGGAGTAAGTCATGTACCCACCTCATAAAGTCCCTGTGTGATTAATATCTGGTCCAGATATTAACCTGGTAAAAATTCCATGTGTGTTGGCAGCTGATACTCGTCTGGAGGCCACACATTCCCGAAGAGTGGAACCCAAGGTGACTCAGGGTGGTTCACAGACAGACATGTCTTTGTTTTAGTAGTTATAcgtttattttaatgtgtattttaaaaaatatgactcaAACCTCAGACCTAAGATTCCACAGATATTATTACTTGAGGTAAGGCCAAGTAAAAAGTGCTAGtctatttaaagttaattttaaaaaaaacatcaaataaacAGCTGTACATGTGGACAGGGCAAAATTCATGCAGGTAGCCCAGGTACCTGCCCAGGTGTGCCCTGGGCAAGACAGAGGAGGCTGGTGCCAGTCGGGGCAGGATCTGATCCACATTGTAGAAAGGTCTCTCGGCTGCCAGGGGAGCTCCGGCAAGAGAGGCTTGGGGGTCCTTTGCCCTCAGAGCCCGTTTCCCAGGCTGCGAGCTGGGTCAGCCTGTGACCACAAGCCattcccggggggggggggggggcgggaagcAGCCAGTCCACACAGAGCTGGGGCACATGCTTCCCTGTCATTGTCCCCCAGTGACCAGCCCCAGCAGAGGGGCTAACTCAGGCAGGGGACGGTTGTTGGGGTAGATGGGGCCCCAACCCCAGAGCCATGACACCTGAATTCTagtctcaactctgccactgaCCGCTGGGGAAGgcccttccctctctgtccctttgcCCCATCTTTG
Proteins encoded in this window:
- the ITIH4 gene encoding inter-alpha-trypsin inhibitor heavy chain H4 isoform X3, which encodes MKPPAAVHARGFMLVLLWLLAVLQTNTARKNDIDIYSLTVDSKVSSRFSHTVVTSRVVNRADTVQEATFQMELPRKAFITNFSMVIDGVTYPGNIKEKAAAQEQYSAAVAQGKSAGLVKATGRKTEQFQVSVSVAPSAKVTFELVYEELLRRHLGVYELLLKVQPQQPVKHLQMDIHIFEPQGISFLETESTFVTNELADALTISQNATKAHILFKPTLSQKQKPPKLQDTVLDGSLIVRYDVNRTHSGSSIQIENGYFVHYFAPEGLSTMPKNVVFVIDKSGSMSGRKIQQTREALIKILDDLSSKDQFNLIVFSGRAAQWKPALVPASVENVNEARSFASDIQAFGGTNINDAMQMAVQLLDSSNQEELLPGGSVSLIILLTDGDPTEGEINPARIQENVREGIGGRYSVFCLGFGFHVSYAFLEKLALDNGGLARRIYEDSDSALQLQDFYQEVANPLLTAVAFEYPSNAVDEVTRENFRLFFKGSEMVVAGKLRDQSPDVLSAKVSGQTHTQNITFQTESSVAEQEEEFQSPKYIFHNFMERLWAYLTIQQLLEQSVSASDAERQALETRALNLSLRYSFVTPLTSMVVTKPEGQEQSQVAEKPVEDENRHKNVHSGHTRFRSHVIGGRQSRITGGVSGIPPSFGFGFHTSSKMRGLPGPPGPPHVPDFALANWEDALPTSAFSPSAASNPGPATSHGVDIKIKETITIAPAPAPIQAASAILPLPGQSVEQLCVDFKHSQGPMNLLSDPDQGLEVTGQYEEKAAGFSWIKVTFKNPQLQVHVSPEHVVVTRNRRNSVYKWKETLFSVMPGLKMTMDKMGLLLLSGPDKVTIGLLSWDGPGEGLRLLLRDTDRFSSHVSGPLGQFYQEVLWGSPEASDDSKRTLRVQGNDYPATRELKVDYQVGPPGTEVSCWTVEL